A stretch of DNA from Glycine max cultivar Williams 82 chromosome 18, Glycine_max_v4.0, whole genome shotgun sequence:
AGTGAGTAACTCATTAAATTAATCCCCGtcattttaattctgataatttgtaaactctaaaattataaaaaaatttacaatttcaaaaaaaataatgttcgaattaattaataactgtGAATGATTTCAATTATTAGAATATCAATaactttaatttgttatatctgcaagattttttttaacattaacggctgttatatatatattttatgatggACTGGATatagtattttagttttattgtaGTTTTTTAGGGTATGAGCTTACTCTAAAATCAAATGGCAACCAAGGATGTTTAGCTTACATAATTAAATCTTTTGATACATATAAAGGCATCTCTTATGGGAGGAGCTTACATGCCTTTCAATTCTTATTGATTTTTGGTAGTCCCAAATAAATAAGAGGTCTGACATGTGCAgaacatttttctcttctttgcaATGAATGATGCTTGTAggtgtaaataaattaatttttaattcttaagcAATTATTTCTCATATAAGATAGGTGCTTAATTTTAAGATACTCAGTTTGCCATCTGGACCACCTCCAacggaggaaaaaaaaaaagaaaccatTTCTTGGGTTTAAGCAACTCTTACGACACTACTActggaaatagaaaataaataaaattcaatttttatataaatatctaaaactaaattaagaaattaaaataaattattgacaaattaattacaaattctAGATTCACTctataagaaaaatgataaattcaaataaaataaatagagaaCATAAGGGGTAACGAAAATTGAATCCGCATTCTTAGCTTGAAAGACTAGAGATTATAGTTGAATTCATCATTTTGATTGTAATTTAATGTCTCTAACTCAAAATCGAAGGTGAAACTTTGGTTTTATTTGATTCCTCTacagaaaaaattaagaaatataaaataaaaaaattgactcaTAACTTCTATGTTACCCTCTTTCTTTTGCAAGAATAAGGTTAAAACATCTTATTTCAGATGATCCCAAATGGCCTAAGATTCatacaataagaaaaattaaatcacGGAAAcagttatgattttttttgttatggattttaatatttatacgtAAATACAAGGACGTGTATAGAGGAACTAGCTAGTGTTCATGAAGCATTTGTATTGCTACAtatgtaattttacaaaaatatatggttaatagttaattttgtttatataacattaaaatgtTAAATGTAATTAATGAGATATACTGTAAATCATAttataataacattttattagtcaaaataatttttaattattttaaaattaaaaagttaaatgttttctcttaaaaaaaaataaatgtttaatatttttaattacaaatagaataatttttcgatatatatatttttaatatttcacgtatatttataaacatttatataatacataaaatgCTATTATTACTaattgttattctttttttttttgtagaattgTTTTAATCAATGtacttaaaatattagttaaaaattaataaatagtgaattattgttataaatcacgtaaaaatatatattaaaaatatgataaaatatattattattaaaattttgtccacttctatttttttcaattagttTTCTTAACATCTACTTTACTTTGTTTGGCGTTCTGCACTACGTCACACCACACCAGTTTGCTAGTGGAATCAAGTTTCATGCTCCATTGTTTCTGAAACGCCTAACAGGCTTAGCTAATTCCCACCAATTGAGTCATGGTATGGAGAATATGTCTCTTCCTACAATAAGGGTTAACCATAATTTGTATAGTAGTAAATAGTTGGTTTTCtaaataagtaattaacttACAATTGTAACAGTCACTGACCAAATgaccaattcaaattcaaaattgtgTGAGAGAGAGGGAAGCAAATCCTTTAATTAAGTAATGAATCATTCATCAATTACTTTAGCAACATGTTCATGCAGTTAAACTTTTCAGAATTTAAGTAAACAGCAGagataagaaaaagaacaatttCTATCATCTTCCGATCtcccaaaataatttataacatatTTGAATACCctttaaaatcataatattaaaatcaaaattaatgtgTCATCATGAttcttctaaaataattatatgttatttcatatatattttgattttataattgattttggtttaCCTTATCGTTACTCTAATTAGCATGTATTTGGATTGAtggtaataaaattaattttaaatgagattaattttacacaattaattattatagaatTGATGTTGATACAAGTAGAAATTACTTttacttgttttaattttatcataatttttttaatcataactaATTATACcatgattttaaaaacaattcaaacatataaatttgataaaatcaaaattaactcATATCATCACGatatatcatgattttttaaaactatccaAGTACACACTTACCAAATTAGACTTTGCACAAGTGTTATCAATAACAATATGTTTAATTGTAAGTTGTATTATGGCAAAAAAATAACCACTCCTCGTTGTATGGATTAGCAGAACACAAAAAATGGCGTGTCAAAACTCAAAACAGATTTTGTTCAACTCGGGATTGGATACAACGTAGCAAAAAAGCACCAACTCATTCCCTGAACTTATTCATTTCGAGTTTGAAATGAATCAAATGATCCTAGAAAAGTGGAGGACATAAAAACTAACTACTGAACACATTTTTACACCAATGCACAATTTTCACACCTTTCATGTATTAATTACCGCTTGCTAAATCGTCACTAAGTGAGATTGTTGGTATTTTCCACATTTTAATATGAGATTCAgcaatatgaaaaaataaacccaaaaaaaataccGCTTATAACGTGGTAATACCAGTGATTCTCCGTCAAAATCTAGCTTAGATTTATTAGGTATTTTTActcaatgaaaatttataatttaaaataccaTACTATAAGGGGTCAATAAATGGACActactcttaaaaaaaatggcaCTAATTTTTTCATTGAAAGACGTGTATTATTAATGCAAAATATTTACagtcataaaaacaaaaagctcACACaacagtataattttttattttataaaatcaggCATAATCTTtcttggtttaggttcaattttttcCTTCATCATGAAAAAgactaatataattataaacacATTCAAAATCAGTCCCTCTTATTGATATTcaatataatcaaatttattaGTTAATGACGTGTTTGGGACATTACGTTTTAGTATTAAAAGAAAGTTCACATCCTGCCAACAACTGTCAAACAATTCAGATTCGTACTTGTGCAGTTAACATGATATACAATTGGTACAGTTGAAGAATTCTGCAACGTCTTAAAAGAAAGTTCACACGCTTCAGTTGTTAGTCAGAACGGCGCATCTCATTTAGCGGACGCAACACGTTGCAGAATTTTGTATATTTGAtagaaatgaagatgaaaaaaataattaaaacttaaatcggaggaaaagtgaaaagaaaagaaaaatttagatttttattttttgtagtcaatttttttatatatttttctttcagtttttctcaacaaaacaaaaaaatattaatatacatattttttttcttcccctttCATTCTTTCCAATAGACTCTTAGAGTCCGTTTCATAAAAaggaatgaaatgaaataaaaataaattagaaagaatttaaattgaaataaagtgtaaaatatttatctcatctaattttattatttatgtaactcattttcatctttattttaataaatgaaccttgattttttttaatattacttttcatccattatgttttaatattattttactgcCATGTAAATTGTAAACACTGTAAAGTGTAAAGTGTTGCTGATGTTTAGAACATTTTTTAAAGGGCTTTTTTAATTCAACGATCCtctttattagattttttaacgTCTTTTATGATAAAGATTTATTATACAatctataaaaatttaattctatACTCATACTCTTATATAAAGGGCTTGAAGGACCCCATCGCAAATCGAAGAGTACAGAGAGATTCGTTTTGGTAGGTATATAGATAGAGGAGAGAGAAACCAAACACAAATCCTTGAAACGACGACGGAAATGGCCGTTTCGAGCTCGCACATGCGTTTCACCTTCGAGTGCCGCTCCGATCCCGATTTCTCGCCACCGCCGCCGTCCTTCGACAACCTCCGCCGCCGTAACTTCCGCTCCTCCGCCGGATCCGGCGCGGCGTTTCACGGCATCTCCTCCCTCATCCTCCGATTCCCTCCCAACTTCCAGCGCCAGCTCAGCACCAAGGCGCGCCGCAATTGTAGCAACATCGGCGTCGCGCAAATTGTCGCCGCTTCGTGGTCGAACAACAGCGACAACTCTCCGGCCGCCGGGGCTCCGGCGCCGCCCGCGGCCACAGCAGCGGACGCCGCCACGGTGCCTCTCCCCGTCGACCTCGCCGCCGCCGAGGACGTCGTCGTCTCTGCCGCGGCCGCCGAGAACGGGACTGTACAGTTAAACAGTAGTTCTTATTCATTTTTGAAATCCGATGCAAGCAAAACGATTCATGCCGGTACGTAAAattcttgtcttttttttttgcgtcATAAATTGTGATTCATGTTTTACTTTCCAAGATTCGTTTACTTTTGAACTAAATTGGATGTGATTTTCTCGGATAATGTTTCTTTAAGTGTActttttcaattcttttatgttttgttagattTTTCATTATTCATTACATTTGGATGTGATTTGCTTGAGAAAGAGATTTTCTCTTGCTTTTTATATGTACTGTACATAATTAATCAGTTTTTCCTGCCTGTCTGACTtggtatatttatatttattagtttatatGACGTTTGATTTAAGATTTAAAGTAGGTTTCGTGGTTAATTTGTATGGATTTTAATTCAGTTAGTTTTAATATCCTTGGATGTTATTGTTGATGGTAATGTTGTTTACGAAGCTGATTGATTTTGAATTCTGAATTTTGGCAATGCAGCTGAAAGACTGGGTAGGGGTATTGAGACTGATGGAATTACCACCCCTGTGCTGAACACTTCTGCctacttttttaagaaaaccgcTGATCTCATTGATTTCAAGGTTGGATTGTTAAAAGATTTATTCGCCTCATGACATAATGAGTGGATAAATGTCAGTTATTGGTGTGGCTAAATTTTTCCATCATTTGGCAGGAGAATCGTCAAGTGAGTTATGAATACGGGCGCTATGGAAACCCAACGACTGTGGTTCTGGAGGAGAAGATAAGGTTTGTgtgttttgattttgttatttaCTATTAACTTGTAATGTGTTTTAAGTGTGGTGGTCATTTGATGAGGTTTGTTGTCATTATTAACCCCAGTATATTGGAGGGGGCTGAATCAACTGTGATAATGGCATCTGGAATGTGTGCTAGCGTAGTCCTATTTATGGCACTGGTTCCAGCTGGTGGACATCTTGTGACCACTACGGATTGTTACAGGAAGACTAGAATATTCATTGAGACTTTTCTTCCAAAGATGGGGATCACGGTAAATGTTCTACTATCCCATTCTTTTGGtggtttaattgtattttgtatttgttgcatGGGGCAGAAACTGCTTCTTATGTTGTCACGTTTCTTTAGCTTAAAGAGTTATTTAACTTGTTTGGATTTTGAAAGAATGCTTATTTTCTTATGATTCAATGCTATTTGGCTACTTACCAAATCATATCATAAGATGAATCTTAAATGAGTTTGTATCTTACGGTACATGAATGAATTATCATTGATATGAATCACACATTCAACATGtgattcattattttattattattttttaaacttttctttctccaattctcatgaaaaattgaatggtcataagtttaaATTGTTAAATGAAAAGGAGTTGAAGGAGCACTTCGGAATTTATCCTATTTGATTATTTCACTACTTTTTATCCGTCACACAGTTATTCAATGTATGTACTCACTACTCTATTTACCTATTTAATTGCTTCATTTTTATTCATCTAAAATAAAGCCTTCACAAACTCatatataactaataattttgttttattttttttatttaaaatttgaattttttacatTGAACATGATATATTTGAAGTAGTTTTTCCTGTTGTAAGAatgcttattttctttcctgttgttcaaaattatatttgtgcatacataaattttattcaaattattaaaagaaatctCATGGTGAATAATATTGCCGAGAATATGGTTTTTGGCCGAGTCTAATAGCGGGCGATGTGTGATCCACAGAGCCAACCTCGCCTAGTGGAATGAGGCTATTGATGTTGTTGTAGTCTTTCCTAGAATATAATGATTAATAGAGACACCTGATATAAATGTCTTGCTGAAAATTTGCTTGGTTTTCAACTGGAAATTTGAAATGGATATCTTAAATGTGAATCTTCTTGTCAGTTG
This window harbors:
- the CGS1 gene encoding cystathionine gamma-synthase 1, chloroplastic, whose product is MAVSSSHMRFTFECRSDPDFSPPPPSFDNLRRRNFRSSAGSGAAFHGISSLILRFPPNFQRQLSTKARRNCSNIGVAQIVAASWSNNSDNSPAAGAPAPPAATAADAATVPLPVDLAAAEDVVVSAAAAENGTVQLNSSSYSFLKSDASKTIHAAERLGRGIETDGITTPVLNTSAYFFKKTADLIDFKENRQVSYEYGRYGNPTTVVLEEKISILEGAESTVIMASGMCASVVLFMALVPAGGHLVTTTDCYRKTRIFIETFLPKMGITTTVIDPADVGALESALEQHNVSLFFTESPTNPFLRCVDIKLVSELCHKKGTLLCIDGTFATPLNQKALALGADLILHSLTKYMGGHHDALGGCISGSTKVVSQIRTLHHVLGGTLNPNAAYLFIRGMKTLHLRVQQQNSTGMRMAELLEAHPKVKRVYYPGLPSHPEHELAKRQMTGFGGVVSFEIDGDLHTTIKFIDSLKIPYIAASFGGCESIVDQPAILSYWDLPQSERAKYKIYDNLVRFSFGVEDFEDLKADVLQALEAI